GACGACGCTGCTGGAGTGGGAGCCGCCGTTCGCCAAGTGGTTCGTGGACGGCGCCACCAACATCAGCGTGAACTGCGTGGACCGCCACGTGGCCGCCGGTCGCGGCGAGCGCGTCGCCTTCTACTGGGAAGGCGAGCCGGGCGACACGCGCGTCATCACCTACGCCGACTTGCTGCGTGACGTGCAGCGGTTCGCCAACGCTTTGCGCGCGTTGGGCCTGGAGCGCGGCGACCGCGTGCTGCTCTACATGCCCATGGTGCCGGAGCTGCCGGTCGCCATGCTGGCGTGCGCCCGTTTGGGCCTGGTCCACAGCGTCGTGTTCGGCGGGTTCAGCGCGGATGCCATTCGCGACCGGGTGAACGACGCCGGCGCCTCGCTGGTGATCACCGCCGACGGCGGCTGGCGGCGCGGTCGCGTGATCCCGCTGAAAGCCAACGTGGACGCCGCCCTGGCGGACGACTCGTGCCCGTCGGTCGGCTCGGTGGTCGTGCTGCGTCGCTGCGAGAACGACATCACCTGGGTCGAGGGGCGCGACGTCTGGTGGGACGACGCCGTCGCCGGTCAGTCCGACGAGTGCCCCCCGGAGGAGCTGCCCGCCGAACACCCGCTCTACATCCTGTACACCAGCGGAACCACGGGCAAGCCCAAGGGCGTGGTCCACACGACGGCGGGCTACATGGTCTACACCGCCACCACGGCCAAGCTGATCTTCGACCTGCGCGACGACGACATCTACTGGTGCACCGCCGATATCGGCTGGGTCACCGGGCACAGCTACATCGTCTACGGGATCCTCGGCAACGGCGCCACGAGCGTGATCTACGAGGGCGCCCCCAACGCGCCGAAAGAGGACCGGTTTTGGGCCATCGTCGAGAAATATGGCGTCACGGTGCTCTACACGGCGCCCACGGCCATCCGGACCTTCGTGCGCTGGGGCGAGGAGCACCCCGACGTCCACGATCTCACCAGCCTGCGGCTGCTCGGGACCGTGGGCGAGCCGATCAACCCCGACGCGTGGCTGTGGTACCACCGGGTGATCGGCGGCGGACGCTGCCCGATCGTGGACACGTGGTGGCAGACGGAAACGGGCGGAGTCCTCATCACGCCGCTGCCGGGCGCCATTGCGCAGAAGCCCGGCTCGGCCACGCTGCCGTTCCCCGGCACGGAGCCCCAGATCGTCGACGAGCAAGGTGAGGCGCTGCCCGACGGTACGCGCGGCCTCCTGGTGCTGAATCGCCCCTGGCCGGGCATGCTGCGCGGCATCTACAAGGATGGCTGGGGCGTTCCGGGCCATCCCGGCGAGCACGGCGACGCCGAGCGGTTCATCGAGCAATATTGGGCCAAGTTCCCCGGTCGCTATCTGACCGGCGATGGGGCCGTGCGCGACACCGACGGCTATTTCTGGATCATCGGGCGCGTCGACGACACGCTCAACGTCTCGGGGCACCGCATCGGCACGGCGGAAGTCGAGAGCGCCCTGGTGAGCCACCCCGCGGTGGCCGAATCCGCGGTCGTTGGGACGCCTGATCCCATCACCGGCGAGGCGATCGCCGCCTTCGTCACGCTGCGAGGCGGCATCGACACCTCGGACGAGATGCACGCGGAGCTGACGGCGCACGTGGGCGAGAAGCTGGGACGCTTCGCGCGGCCCAAGCAACTGCGGTTCGCGGATGCGCTGCCCAAGACGCGCAGCGGCAAGATCATGCGCCGGCTGTTGCGCGATATCGCTGCCGGCCGTGAGGTGGTCGGCGACACCACCACGCTGGAGGACCTGACGGTCTTGGCCCAGCTGCGGGGCGACGAGGAATAACCCCGCTGAAGCAATCCGCCCGACGTAATACCATGGCGCCGGCGCCGCGATCGGAGCGGCGCCGTTCAGCGGAGCAACGCAGGTCCATGCAGGTCACCGGGTCCCGTCGAACCGCGCGCCTCGGGCGCGCCATTTGCGCGTTTCTGGGCGGCGTTTTCCTCACCGCCGCCCTGGCGGCCTGCGGCGAGTCGAGCCGCTTCTCCGACCTGGCGCCAACCCCTGAGCCGACCCCGGCCGTCGCCCAACTGCTGGCCATGGTGCCGGCGGGACGGACCGCGCCGAACCTGGCCCCGGCGCCGCCCCCGCGGACGCCCGAGGCGGTGGTCACCATGGCGGCGCCAACGCCCATCGTGATCGAGACGCCGACCCCGGCGGTGGACGGGACCAGCCCCACCCCGCCGCCACCGACGGCGCCGCCCAGCGACTTGCCACCCGGTCATCAACTCTTCATCGCCAACGGCTGCACGGTCTGTCACGCCGAAGACCTGAGCGGCGGCATCGGACCGGCTCTCGCGGGGCGGACCGTTGACGATCTGACCGAGGAGCGCATCCGCCAGCAGCTCGGCGAGGGCGGCAACGGCATGCCGCCGTTTCCCGACTTGACGGAAGAGCAAATCGTTCAGCTCATGGAATTCATTCGCAGTTCCTGAGTCCAAAATGACAATGCGCGTCCGCGCGCTCGTCGTAGAATCTGATGAAGGTCCGGTGAGGAGCGCCAAGTTGCGCGTCGGAATCGTCGCAGCGATCGCGTTGACGGTGGTCCTGGCGGCGTGCGGCGACACCACCGCGCCGGCGGAACCTGTGGCCGAGTCCGCACCGGCGGCGACCGCAGCCTCCGCGCCGGCGACGGCCACTGCCGCTCCCCCGCCCGCGCCAACACCGCAACCGACTGCCACGCAGGCGCCACAGCCAGCCGCGACGCCGACCCCGCCGCCGGCCCCAGCAAGGCCAGTTGCCGTCGACTTCTCGCTTCCGAGCGCCCAAGGCCCGCAGTACACCCTGAGCTCATTCGCCGGGCAGCAGCCGGTGGTCGTCGTGTTCTACCGCGCCTTTTGGTGAGGGACCTGCCGCACCCAGCTCGTGGAGCTGCAAAAGAACTACGAGGAGTTCCAGGCGCGCGGCGTGGAGATCCTTGCCGTCAGCACCGACTCGCTGGAAGACACCGCCGGCATCGTGGAGCGGGTCGGCATCCAGTTCCCCGTGCTCTACAACATCGAGGGCAACGTTCCCCGCGAATACGGCATCTTCAATCTCTACGGCGACGGGCTGGCGACGGGGTCGGCGTTCCTGGTCGATCTTGACGGGAACCTGGCCTGGAAGTCGATCTACAGCGGCATTCACGACCTGATCACGTCAGCCGACATCCTGGCGGCCATCGACGAGTTGTAGCGCAACGACCGCGCAATCCGAGCCGCTCGGCTCAGCGGAGCGGCGCACGTAGGTGAAAGTCACCGAGTCTCGCCGAGCCGCACGCCTCGGGCGCGGCATTTGTGCGCTGCTTAGCGGTGTAGTCCTCGTCGGCGTCGTGGCCTGCGGCGAATCGAGCGGCTTTTCACTCCTTGTGCCCACGCCGGAACCGACCCCGGTCATCGCCCACTCGCTGGCCATGGTCCCAGCGGGGCGGACCGAACCTCCCTTTGAGCCGTCTCCCACAGCCCGTCCGGCGGACGAGGTGCCCACCCCGCCACCTCCCACACCTCCTCCAACCCCGACGCCGACCCCGATCGGTACGCCGACCCCCACGCCGACTCCACCCCCGCGCGAGGATCTTTCCCCCGGACATCAGCTCTACGTCGACAACGCCTGCGCGACCTGCCACGCCCAAGACCTGAGCGGCGGCATCGGACCGCCGCTTGCCTGTCGTACTCCAGAGGACCTACCAGAGGACCGCATTCGCTCGCAGCTCGCCGACGGCGGCAATGGCATGCCACCGTTCCTTGACCTGACGGAGGAGCAGGTCGGTCAGCTCATCGAGTTCATCCGCGGCTACTGCTAGGCGGTCACGGCAAACCGGGGCCACGCCTCCGACGTAGAATTCAAGGGATGAGGCGTCGGGAGAATCCGGGTGCGCGTCAGGGTCATCGCGGTCGTCGCGCTGGCGGTCGTACTGGCTGCGTGCGGCGACACGGTCGCGCCGGCGGAACCCGCCGCCGAAGTGGCGCCCACGGCCACTGCAACTCCGCCGCCGGCGCCAACGGACACTCCCGCGCCGCCGCCACCCGCGCCGACGCCCACCAGCCCGCCGACGCCCACCGCCACTCCCGCGCCGACTCCGGTAGCCGTCGCCGCGGCGCCTACGCCCACCGCCGTCCCGGCGCCAACCTCAACGCCTGTCCCCGCACCCACGTCCACTCCGGCCCCAACGCCCACGCCGGCGCCCGTCCCAACGTCGACGCCACAACCCACGCCCACGACGGCAGCCGCGCCGACACCGACTCCGGCTCCTCAACCGACGCCCACGCCGCAGCCCACGCCCACGCCGCAGCCGACTCCGACGCCGGCGCCCGAACCCACACCAACACCGCAACCGACGCCGACGCCAGAACCCACGCCAACACCGGCACCGACGCCGACCCCCGCGCCTGAACCCACCCCAACACCGGAGCCGACGCCGACACCACAACCAACCCCAACGCCAACAGCCGCACCGGCCACGGCCAGGCAGGCCGCCGTCGACTTCTCGCTGCCAAGCGCCCAGGGGCCGCAATACACCCTGAGCTCATACCAAGGGCAGCAGCCGGTGGTGGTGGTCTTCTACCGCGCCTTCTGGTGAACGACCTGCCGCACCCAGCTCGTGGAGCTGCAGAAGCACTACCAGGAGTTTGAGTCTCGGGGCGTGGAGGTCCTCGCCGTCAGCACCGACTCGCTGGAAGACACCGCCGGCATCGTGGAGCGGATCGGGATCCAATTCCCGGTGCTCTACAACCTCGAGGGCAATGTTCCGCGGGAATACGGCATCTTCAATCTCTACGGCGACGGGCTCGCCACGGGGTCGGCGTTCCTGGTCGATCTTGACGGGAACCTGGCCTGGAAGTCGATCTACAGCGGTATTCACGACCTGATCAGGTCCACCGACATCCTGGCGGCCATCGACGCGCTGTAGCGCAACGGCGCCGCCTGCATGCCGGAGCGATTGGTCGCCGCGGCGAACCCCTGCGGCGTGCTCGGCGTAGGATTGCAGGGGAAACCCGCCGGGAGGGACATGGTGCGAATCGGGATCATCGCGGTGGTTGCGTTGGCGGTCGTCATGGCCGCGTGCGGCGAAGCCGCCGAGCCCGCGGAACCCGCCGCCGAGGTGGCGTCCGCCGCAACCGCAAGTCCGCCGCCCGCGCCAACGCCCACCAGCCCGCCGTCGCCCACCACCGCTCCCGCGCCGACCCCGGTAGTCGTCGCCGCGGCGCCAACGCCAACCGCCGAGTCTGCACCGACCTCGACGCCTGTGCCCGTGCCAACGCCGACGCCGGCGTCCACGCCAACGGCGGCTCCGACTCCGACTCCCGCAGCGACATCAACGCCGCAACCCACACCGACTGCGGGGGCGACTCCGACGCCTTCGCCCGCGCCAACGCTCGCACCCGCACCTACGCCGACGTCGGCGCCCCAGCCCACACCAACGCCGAGAGCTACGCCAACCCCGCAACCCACGCCGACGCCGCGACCGACTCCCACCCCCGCGCCTCAGCCCACGCCGACGCCACAGCCGACCGCCACGCCGACACCACCCCCGACATCGGCCAGACCGGCCGCCGTCGACTTCTCGCTGCCGAGCGCCCAGGGTCCGCAGTACACCCTGAGCTCATTTCAGGGCCAGCAGCCGGTGGTGGTGGTGTTCTACCGCGCCTTCTGGTGAACGGCTTGCCGTACGCAGCTCGTGGAGCTGCAGAACCACTACCAGGAGTTCCAATCGCGCGGCGCGGAAATCCTGGCCATCAGCACCGACTCGCTGGAAGACACCGCCGGCATCATTGAGCGGATTGGCATCCAGTTCCCGGTGCTCTACAACACCGCGGGGGAGGTGCCCAGGGCCTACGGCGTCTTTGACCACTTCGGCGACGGCTTGGCCGTGGGATCGGCGTTTCTGGTGGGCCTCGACGGCACCGTTGCCTGGAGCTATGTCTACACTGGCATCTACGACCTGATCCCGTCTGCCGACATCCTGGCGGCCATTGACGCGCTGTAGGGGCGCATCGCCGCTCGGTGCACGCCGCGTGACACACGCCTACAATCGCCGCCGGCCTCATTGACGGGAATCTCCATGAATAATCCGCTACGGGCCGGCGTGGTCGGCCTCACCGGCATCGGGGCCAACCGCCCCGCGCCTGGGCCGGGACCGGGCACCGGCTTCGAGATGCCCCACTCCCACGTCGCCGCCTATCGCCATGTCGCCGGCACCGAACCCGTGGCGGTGTGCGACATCGTGCAGGAGAAGCTGGACGACTTTCACTGCACCTGGAGCGACGTGCTGCCCGACGTGCGCGGCTACACCGACTACCGCGAGATGCTGGACCGCGAGCAGCTGGACGTGATCAGCGTGGCGACGCCCGACGACCGGCACGCGCAGATCGTGATCGACGCCGTCGACGCCGGCGTGCGCGGGATCGTCTGCGAAAAGCCCATCGCCTCGACGCTGGCCGACGCCGACCGCATGATCGCCGCGGTCGAGGCCGCGGGCGTCCCCATGCTGGTGGATCACACGCGGCGCTGGATGTTCCCCTGGGTGCAGGTGGCCGAGGTGATTGCGTCGGGCGAGATTGGCGAGGTGCAGCGCATCATTGCCAACCAGGGCGGCCCACGGGCGATGCTGTTTCGCAATGGCACGCACATGTTCGACACCATCCTCTGGTACGCCGGCGGCACGCCCACCGCGGTCTACGCGATCGCGGAAGCCGGGTTCGAGGACTACCCCCCGCGCTATGCCAGCGACGGCGGCCACGACCCCGACACCGACCCGGCCATGTCCGTGGTCGTCGAGTTCGACAATGGCGTGCGCGCCTTCTGGAACATGTGCAAGACCATGCCGCAGGTGTTCACCCTGGAAGTGTTGGGCACGGACGGCATCGCTCGCGTCGGCGACTCGGACGACGCCACCGTCGTCGTCAAGAACGGACGCGGCTTCGAGCATCGCACCCTTCCCCGGCCGCACTTCACGCTCGGCCACATCGCCGGCTGCGTCGACGAGATGGTGCACCTGATCCACCACGGCGGCCGCCCGTCGATGGACGGGCGCACCTCGCGTCAGGTCGTGGAAGTGCTGCTGGCCGCGCTGCACTCGCAGCACGCCGGCAACGCCCGCATCACGCTGCCCATCAGCGACGTATAGGCGGGCAGGCTGCCGGAACGTTGCTCCGCGTTGGCGGAGGGCACTTCCATGGGCATCCCTCCGGTCTAAACGCCCGGCTTTCGCCGCATCGAGCTCGTTAGAGCCTTACATGACGGAAGCGTCAGAGTCATGTCCCAGCCGGTGGGATCAGGGTGGGGTGTCAACAGGTCTGAGTTAGAAAGGCCGCGACGATGATGACAAGTACCGCTGCCGCCACAAGCAAACCAAAGCCGCCATCGTGACTCCGCCGATAGGCGGAGAATCTCTCGTGGTAAATCGCCCGCACCTCTCGCGATGCCCTGGTGCGCTGGGTTTCGGCAGTGAATTCGTCCTGAGGAATGGGGTAATGGGAGATGCTGCCGTCAGCGGGTAGGAGCCGCCTGTAGCGGCGTCGAAACTCGTGATCGGACTGAATCCCCTTTCGCATGTTGCAAGGGACGCAGAGGAGTTGCAGATTGCCGATCTCGTTGCCGCCACCCCGACTCACCGGGTGCTTGTGGTCGATTTCCAAGTAGCGGAGGCGATGGGTACGGCCGCAATACGAGCATCGGCCCTTCTGGGCCATGAAGAGTTGATTCTTTACGCTCCGGGGAAAGACGATTCGGCGTGGGTCCGAATGGCCTGAGTTACCGCCCCATCTCACCGAATTCCTCCCGACTAAGTCGGATATCGCGACGTACGCTCGAGGCTAGAGCGACTTGATGTAGGCCACGATCGCGAGGAGCTCTTCGCGCGAGAGCAACGTGTCGAGATCGGCCTGCATCAGGCCTGCTTCGTATCCCTCGACCACTTCCGCGTTGGGGTCCACGATCGCGCGCAGCAGATAGGCGTCGTCGGCGATGACCGTTGAGCCGTCGGCCAGCGTGACCTGGCTGAGGTAGACGCCCTGCCAGGTGGGTCCGGTGCCGTCGGAACCGTCGGCGCTGTGGCACGCCTCGCAGCCGATGGCGCGGACGAGCGATGCCCCCAAGGCCGGATCAGGCGGCGGCGCGGTGGGAGTGGGCGTGGGCTCCGGTATGGGCGTCGGCGTTGGCTCTGGTGTGGGCGTTGGCTGCGGCACGGGAGTCGGTGTGGGCTGTGGCGTAGGCGTTGGCACCGGCGGGGGCGTGGGTGTCGGTTGCGGTGTCGGCGTCGGTGCCGGAGTGGGCGTCGGCGACGGAGTCGGGGTGGGTTCAGGCGTTGGCGTAGGTTCGGGCGTCGGTGTCGCGGTCGGTGCGGGGGTGGGGGTGGGTTCCGGCGTTGGCGTGGGCGACGGCTCGGGTGTCGGGGTGGGCTCCGGGGCCGCCGTTGGTTCCGGCGTGGGAGTCGGAGTGGCCGCCGCCGTGGGCGTGGGATTGAGTGTGGGCGACGGCTCGGGCGATGGCGTGGGCGACGTCAAGACGACGTCTCGAGCTTCGGAGAAACCCATGACGTCTTGGATCAAGACGGTGCGGGAACCCGGCGACACATCCTGGAATACGTGCGTGAGGATGCCGTCGGAATGAGTGGTCTGATTCGGAGGGCGTCCATCCAGGGTGACACGGACATCGACGCCGGCGAACACCTGCAATTCGACGGTCACAGTGGAGTCCTCGACGGACATGCGGTGAATGTCCCACTCCCGGGTCGGCCGTGGGGTTGGGGAGGGCGTGGGTTCGCGCGTCGCTGTAGGCGCCAGCATGGCTGCGGTGGTCGGCGTTGACGTAGGCGTAGGGATAGATGTGGGGGACGAGGCCGGTGGCGTTGCCGCTGCCGGCGGCTCCGTGGTGTCCCCGCAAGCCAGGCAAAGGAAGCCCAAGGCGACGACCAGGCCCGCTATTTGGAAGATGCTCAAGGGACCCTTCGAGTGGCGTTTGGGTGCGAGTCGACGGCCGCTTGCGCGCCTATGCACGCGTCGGTTCGGACAACGCGCGAGTCACCGGCATTCAGGAAACCGTGTTTGGGCCAATGCGAAGGAGTCTTGCGGTCTCATGGCGCGGCGCATAGGCGAGAGAGTATCGCGCTGGACTGGTAAATTCTGCCGTTGCCGTACGTAGGTGCCGACAGCAGGCCGCAGAGGTCGTCTTGGTCGTGCCGGAACAGTCTCCGCAGCGGAATCTGGCGATCGTCTCTCGCAGCATCCTCGGTCAGGCCGTGGATTTGATCGGGACGGTCGTTTCCTATTCGGCGACGGCGCTCTTGCTCGCGGTCATTTTGCTCGTGGCCATCCTGCCCGCGCGCCTTGTCGACGCGGCCGCCGCCTGGCTGGGTCGCCGCGTGTATGCCCGCGGCGGGCGTCGCTCGCGCCAGCTGCGCGCCAACCTGTCCGTGGCCATGGGCTCATCGGCCTCGGCGCAAGACGTGAACGCCGCGGCCGGGGACGTCTATGCCAGCTACGGCCGGTATCTGGTGGAGTACTTCACGATGATCTGGCCGGACTGGTGGCGCCGCCACCGCCGCGTCGAGATCGACTCGTCGGAACTGGCGGCGGCGCTCGATGCGGGCCGCGGCGCGATTATCGTGAGCATGCACGCCGCGAGCTTTGAAATCGCCGCCCGCGAGCTGCGACGGCGACACGCACCCATCTCGTCCGCCGGCGAACGGCTGCGGCCGCACTGGCTGGGGCGCGTCTTCGCGATGATCCGACGACAGGCAAAGATCGAGGTGCACGACGAACGCGAGGCCGCCCGCCCGTTGCTGCGCGCGCTGCGCCGCAACGAGGCCGTGGGACTGGCCGCGGACCGCGTCATCATCGGCGACGGCGTGCCCGTGCAGCTCTGCGGCGAGACGGCCATCCTCCCCAAAGGTCCCGCCTTGCTTAGCATCATGAGCGGTGCGCCGCTCATGCCCGCATTCACCCGGCGCTTGCCCGACGGACGCGTCCAAGGCTACTTCGCGCGCGGCATCGACCTGCGCGACCTCGACCGCTCCAACGCCGGCCTGCAGGAAGGCGTGCAACGCATGGCGGATGTGCTGACGGAGATGATCGGCTACGGCTACCGCAGCTGGTATGCCCTGCACCCGGTGTGGCCAGCGGCGCGGGTGCCGTAGCAGCCGACGAGCCCAAACCGAGGACCGGACGGGCGGGTTGGAAACCCGCCCCTACG
Above is a window of Chloroflexota bacterium DNA encoding:
- a CDS encoding Gfo/Idh/MocA family oxidoreductase, which gives rise to MNNPLRAGVVGLTGIGANRPAPGPGPGTGFEMPHSHVAAYRHVAGTEPVAVCDIVQEKLDDFHCTWSDVLPDVRGYTDYREMLDREQLDVISVATPDDRHAQIVIDAVDAGVRGIVCEKPIASTLADADRMIAAVEAAGVPMLVDHTRRWMFPWVQVAEVIASGEIGEVQRIIANQGGPRAMLFRNGTHMFDTILWYAGGTPTAVYAIAEAGFEDYPPRYASDGGHDPDTDPAMSVVVEFDNGVRAFWNMCKTMPQVFTLEVLGTDGIARVGDSDDATVVVKNGRGFEHRTLPRPHFTLGHIAGCVDEMVHLIHHGGRPSMDGRTSRQVVEVLLAALHSQHAGNARITLPISDV
- a CDS encoding cytochrome c is translated as MPTPPPPTPPPTPTPTPIGTPTPTPTPPPREDLSPGHQLYVDNACATCHAQDLSGGIGPPLACRTPEDLPEDRIRSQLADGGNGMPPFLDLTEEQVGQLIEFIRGYC
- a CDS encoding cytochrome c, with amino-acid sequence MQVTGSRRTARLGRAICAFLGGVFLTAALAACGESSRFSDLAPTPEPTPAVAQLLAMVPAGRTAPNLAPAPPPRTPEAVVTMAAPTPIVIETPTPAVDGTSPTPPPPTAPPSDLPPGHQLFIANGCTVCHAEDLSGGIGPALAGRTVDDLTEERIRQQLGEGGNGMPPFPDLTEEQIVQLMEFIRSS
- a CDS encoding c-type cytochrome, which produces MGASLVRAIGCEACHSADGSDGTGPTWQGVYLSQVTLADGSTVIADDAYLLRAIVDPNAEVVEGYEAGLMQADLDTLLSREELLAIVAYIKSL
- the acs gene encoding acetate--CoA ligase; the encoded protein is MTTDQISHQSSEASQLFEPPADFAARAHIGSMEQYRELYRRSLEEPEDFWREITDGFEWMKPWTTLLEWEPPFAKWFVDGATNISVNCVDRHVAAGRGERVAFYWEGEPGDTRVITYADLLRDVQRFANALRALGLERGDRVLLYMPMVPELPVAMLACARLGLVHSVVFGGFSADAIRDRVNDAGASLVITADGGWRRGRVIPLKANVDAALADDSCPSVGSVVVLRRCENDITWVEGRDVWWDDAVAGQSDECPPEELPAEHPLYILYTSGTTGKPKGVVHTTAGYMVYTATTAKLIFDLRDDDIYWCTADIGWVTGHSYIVYGILGNGATSVIYEGAPNAPKEDRFWAIVEKYGVTVLYTAPTAIRTFVRWGEEHPDVHDLTSLRLLGTVGEPINPDAWLWYHRVIGGGRCPIVDTWWQTETGGVLITPLPGAIAQKPGSATLPFPGTEPQIVDEQGEALPDGTRGLLVLNRPWPGMLRGIYKDGWGVPGHPGEHGDAERFIEQYWAKFPGRYLTGDGAVRDTDGYFWIIGRVDDTLNVSGHRIGTAEVESALVSHPAVAESAVVGTPDPITGEAIAAFVTLRGGIDTSDEMHAELTAHVGEKLGRFARPKQLRFADALPKTRSGKIMRRLLRDIAAGREVVGDTTTLEDLTVLAQLRGDEE